Within the Dechloromonas denitrificans genome, the region GCTCAGCGCTTCTTAAAAGATTCTTAAGCGGCGCCGCGCCGTCTTGTCAGGTTTTTGGCGCGGCCTAGACTTGCTTTCATCATTTCTTGATGGAGACAACGATGACCCGCCCAGCCAGCGAAAACGAATTGCCGCAGCTCTACGAGCAGATGCTGCTGATTCGCGCCTATGAAGAAAAAATCGTCGAGGCCAGCGCCGCCGGCAAGGTGCCCGGCACCTGTACCTCGGTCGGCCAGGAGGCCGCGGCGGTCGGCGTCGTCAATGCGCTCGGCGGCGCCGACCTGATCCTGACCAATCATCGCAGCGCCGCCCACCTGATCGCCCGGGGCGCCGATCCCGGCCGTCTGCTGGCCGAGGTGATGGGCCGCAGCGCCGGCTACTGCCAGGGCAAGAGCGGCTCGCTGCACATTTCGGTCAAGGAGCTCGGCGTCGTCCTGACCTCGACCATCGTCGGTGCCGAATTGTCGTTGGCCACCGGCGTCGCGCTGGCCCAGGGCATGCTCGGCAAGCCTGGCATCGTCGTCTGCTTTTTCGGCGATGGCGCGGCCTGCGAAGGCGCTTTCCACGAGTCGCTGAACCTCGCCTCGGTGTGGAATCTGCCCATCCTCTACGTCTGCGAAAACAACCAGTGGCAGGCCTTCGTGCATCGCCGCGAGACGATGCGCCGCGACCACGTCGCCGACTGGGCGGTGCCCTACGACATTCCGGCCCGGACCGTCGACGGCAACAATGTCGAAGCCGTGCTCGCCGCGGCACGCGCGGCGGCCGCCGAGGTGCGGGCGAGCGGCCGGCCGTTCCTGCTGGAAACCTATACCTACCGCAGTCGCGGTCATTTCGAGCCGGACGATCAGGCCTATGTCGATCCGGCCGAGCGCGCCGCCTGGGCGGCCCGCGACCCGATCGCCGCTTGCCGCGACCGTCTGCTCGCCACCGGGCGCCTGACGGCGAGCCAGGATGCCGCGCTGGCCGACAAGGTGCAGAGCCGCATCGCCGTCGCCCTGGCCTTTGCCGAAGCCTCGCCTTATCCGGCGCTGAGCGAAATGACCACCGATGTTTACGCCTGAGACGACTGTCATGCCTACCCTGACCCCAATCGAAGCGGTCGACGCCGCAATCGCCGAAGAAATGCGCCGCGACTCCACGGTCCTGATGTTCGGCGAGGGCACTGCGACCAAACGCCATGCCCTGCTCGAAGAATTCGGCGCCCGGCGCATCCGCAACACCCCGCTGGCCGAGGGCATCATCGCCGGAACGGCGGTCGGGGCGGCCGGCTGCGGCCTGCGTCCGGTGATCGACCTGCTCTTCGCGCCTTTCCTCTGCTACGCCATGGACGAACTGGTCAACAGCGCCGGCAAGTTGCGTTACCTGTCCGGCGGCCAGTTCTCCTTTCCCCTGGTCACGCTGGCGATGACCGGCGGCGGCTGGGGCGTCGGCGCCCAGCACAATCACAACAACGAAGCGTGGTTCGTGCACAGCCCCGGCCTCAAGGTGGTCATGCCATCCACTCCGGCCGACTTCAAGGGCCTGCTCAAGACGGCGATCCGCGACGACAACCCGGTCCTGTTCTTCATGGATATCGGCCTGCTCTATCAACCCGGCGAAGTGCCGGACGGCGAGCATCTGGTGCCGCTCGGCCAGGCCGCTGTACGACGCCGCGGCGGCGACGTCACGCTGATCGCCTACGGCAAGACCGTCCATGCCTGTGCCCAGGCCGCCGAAACGCTGGCCGGCGAGGGCATCGCAGCCGAAGTGATCGACCTGCGCACGCTGAAGCCGCTCGACACCGTGACCATTGTCGACTCGGTACGCAAGACTGGACGGCTGGTTGTCGCCCATGAAGCCAACCGGCTGTGCGGCGTCGGAGCGGAAATCGCCGCGCTGGTCGCCGAACAGGCCTTCGCTGCGTTGCGGGCACCGATTGTCCGGCTCGGCGGCCCGGATGCGCCGGCCGCTTCGAGCTATCCGCTGGAACAGGCCTGTGCCCCGTCGGCCGAGGCCATCGCTGCGGCGGCGCGCCGCCTGATGCGGGCCTGATCGGCCGGCTCACCCATTTTCAACCCAAAAAAAAGGAAAAATCATGAAGCACCCCAACTCCCGACAGTCCCTTGTTCGCTCCCTCTCCATCGTCGCAGCACTCGGCAGCTTGTTGCCGCTCAGCGCGGCGGCCGGGCCGGATGCGGCCAGCCTCAAACGCGGCGCCTACCTGGTCAACTATGGCGGCTGTGTCGATTGCCATACGCCATTCAAAATGGGGCCGAACGGCCCGGAGAAGGACATGGCGCGCGGCCTTTCCGGCCACCCGGAAAACCTGCTGCTCAGCCCGCCACCCAAGCTGGAAGGCGAGGACTGGAACTGGACCGGCGCCAGCTCGATGACCGCCTTCAAAGGCCCGTGGGGGCTTTCCTACGCTTCCAATCTGACGCCGGACCGGGAAACCGGGATCGGCAACTGGACGGCCAAGGATTTCGTCCGGGCGATGAAGAGCGGCCAGCACGTCGGCCCGGCCCGGCCGATCATGCCGCCGATGCCTTGGCAGTCACTGGCCACTCTGACCGAGCGCGACTTGCAGGCGATCTACGTCTACCTGATGGCGCAGCCGGCGGTGAAGAACCGGGTGGTGGAATACCAGCCACCGGTCGCCGGGCGCTAGCCGGCGTCAGTTGCCGGGCAGGAAAAGCGCCGGATCGACCGGCGTGTTGTTCAGGACGACCGCCCAGTGCAGGTGAGGGCCGGTCACCCGGCCGGTGGCACCGACCGCGCCGAGCCGCTCGCCTTTTTTCACCGCCTGGCCGGCCCGCACGTCGATGTGCGACAGGTGCATGTAGGCGCTGATCAGGCCCTGGCCGTGATCGATGAACACGGTGTTGCCGTTGAAGAAGTAATTGTCGGTATTGGCGACCACACCATCGGCCGGCGCCTGGACCGGAGCGCCGGTGCCGACGGCGACGTCGAGTCCGGCATGCGGGTTGCGCGGCAGGCCGTTGAAGATGCGGCGCAGGCCGAAGCGCGACGACAGCGGCCCGCTGGCCGGCAGCGTGAAATCGGTGGCCGGCGCGGTCGCCGAAAAACGCCGCTTGATGGCCGCGGTGACGGCCTGTTCGCGTTCGATGCGGGCGAGGTCTTCGGCATTCGGTTCGACCTTGCGCTTGTCCTTGATGGTCAGGCGCTGTTCCGGGTAATTCTTCAGGCCGACGATGACGGTCCTGGTTGTTGTGCCGGCGCCGCTCGCCACGGCAACGTCGAGTTCGCCGGGCAGGGTGTCGAGCGGAATGCCGAACAGTGCGAACCAGCGGCCGTTGTCGCGGACCACGGCGAGCGGCTGTTCGCCCCAGCGGGCGGTCGGCGCCGGCTGACTGGCCGGGCCGAGGTCGATCACGGCGATGCCGCCCGGTACCGGCGAATGCTTCGGCAGGGCCAAGGCTGGCGTGGTGAGGGCGAGCGCCAGAAGGAAGGTCGATAGTTTGCGCATGGGGTTACCGGCTGGCCCACCACAAGCGTAAACGCAGGCCGATTTCACTGGTGTAGCCGACGGAAACGAAACGTACGTCGCCGGCTGGGTTGATGACGATGAAGGCCGGCGTGCCGGGCTGGCCGTATTGCTTGAGGATGGCGGCGTTCGGGTCGGGCAGCGTGGACCAGCGGTAGTCGCGCTGCTGCATCAGCTTGCCGATTTGCTCGGAGGAGCCGGACTGAACGGCGATGCTGGTCACCGGCCAGTCGGCGGCGACGGCGCTGACGTTGCCGGCCGTCGTCCGGCAGATCGGGCACCACTCGGCCCAGAAGTAGAGCAGGCCGGCCTGGCCCGGATGCCGGGCGCGCCAGGCGGCCAGATCGAAGGCCTGGCCGTCGAGCAACTGGCCGGCGAAGTGCGGGGCCGGGCCGCGCGGCGTGTCGCGCGCCTGCCAGAGCTGGAAGGCGACGAACAGCCCGAGGAAAAGTGCGGCTTCCGCCGCCCAACGGCGCCAGCGTGGTCTGGCAGGCGCTGCGGCGGGCGGCGTTTGCTGATCGCTCAAAGGCTTACAGCTGCGCTGCCTTGAAGGTGTTGCATTGGTTCATGTCGCCGGATTCGAAACCTTTCTTGAACCACCGCACGCGTTGCGCCGAACTGCCGTGGGTGAAGCTTTCCGGCACGATGCGGCCTTGCGCCTGCTGTTGCAGACGGTCGTCGCCGATGGCCGAGGCGGCGGTCAGCGCGGCTTCGAGGTCGCCCGGCTCGAGGAAGTTTTTCATGGTATCGGTGCGCTTGCCCCAGACGCCGGCCAGGCAGTCGGCCTGCAGTTCCATGCGCACCGAGAGGGCGTTGGCTTCGGCCTTGCCGACCCGCTGCTGGGTGTTGTGCACCTTGTCGGCGATGCCGAGCAGGTTCTGCACATGGTGGCCGACTTCGTGGGCGATGACATAGGCCTGGGCGAATTCGCCCGGCGCCTTGAAGCGTTCCTTCAGCTCGCGGAAGAAGACGAGGTCGATATAAACCTTCTGGTCGCCCGGGCAGTAGAACGGCCCCATCGCCGACTGGCCGGTGCCGCAGGCGGTCGGCGTGACGCCCGAGAAGAGCACCAGCTTGGGCTCCTGGTAGGCCTTCCCGTTGGCCTGGAAAGCGGCGTGCCAGGTGTCTTCGGTCGAGGCCAGGACTTGCGAGACGAAGCGTGTCGTTTCATCGGTGGCCGGTCCGCGGTGGGCTTCCGGCGCGCTTTGCTCGATGGCCGGCAGACCGCCGCCGCTGAGCATGTTGAGCACGGTCAGCGGATTGACGCCGAGGAAATAGCTGGCGACCAGCGCGATGACAATGCTGCCGATCCCCAGCCGGCCGCCGCCCAGCCTCAGGCCACCGCCGCCGCCCGAGCCGCGGCGGTCTTCGAGGTTGTCACTTTCCCGTTGGTCATCGAAGCGCATGGTCGCTCCTAGCGGTAGAGATTGATCGTGTCGCGGGTGGCCAGGGCGACCTGGCGGGCAGCGCTGGCATAGTTTTCGTCGTGGCCGGCGAACAGGATGGCGCGCGACGAATTGATCATCAGGCCGGTGCCGTTGGCCGTCCGGCCGGCCCGCACGGTGGCCTCGATGTCGCCGCCCTGGGCGCCGATGCCCGGGACGAGCAGCGGAATGTCGCCGACGATTTCGCGGACGCGGGCGATTTCGGCCGGGAAGGTGGCGCCGACGACCAGCGCGCACTGGCCGTTGCGGTTCCATTCGGTGGTGACCAGACGGGCGACCCGCTCATAGAGCTTTTCGCCGCCGACATCGAGAAACTGCAGGTCGGAGCCGCCGCTGTTGGAGGTCCGGCAGAGCAGGATGACGCCTTTCTTCGGGTAGGCCAGATAGGGGGCGACCGAGTCGCGACCCATGTACGGATTGACCGTCACGGCGTCGGCTTGGTAACGCTCGAAGGCTTCGATGGCGTATTGCTCGGCGGTCGAGCCGATGTCGCCGCGCTTGGCGTCGAGAATGACCGGGATGCCCGGGTGTTTTTTGTGGATATGGGCGATCAGCGCTTCGAGCTGGCTTTCGGCGCGGCGGGCGGCGAAGTAGGCGATCTGCGGCTTGAAGGCGCAGACGAGGTCGGCGGTGGCATCGACGATGCTGGTGCAGAACTCGAAGATGGCGTCTTCCCGGCCTTTCAGGTGGGCGGGGAATTTGGTCGGGTCGGGATCGAGACCGACGCAGAGCAGCGAGTTGTTCTTCCGCCAGGTGGCGGCGAGCATTTGAGTGAAGGTCATGCGGCGTCCTTGGCTGTGGCAGACGGGAGAAAACGGGAAAACTTGTCGGGCAGCAGGCAGGTTTGCAGGCTGCGCTGGGTGAACAGGAATCGACCGTCGCAAACGAAGCCGAGTTCCTGCCAGTCCACTTCCTTGTTCAACATCATCGTGCATTCGATCAGTTCGCGGCGCGGCAGGCGCTGGTTTTTGGTAAACAGCGCCAGCACCGAGCCGTCGAAACTGTGGCAGTCATGCAGGAAGAAAGGTTCCGCCTGGCGCGTCCGGCCATTGACGTAGATGCGCGGCAGCAGGTTGATCGGGAAGGCGCGGCCCCACTGCCACCAGTTGCTTTCGTCGAAGGTCCTGACGCGGCGGGCGAGCAGCGCTTCCTTGTGCTTGTCGAGGTGCGGATGCTTGATGCCGTAGAGCATGCGGCGCGTTTCGCCGGTGTCCACGGTCTTCGAGCAGACGAACTCCATGTTGCCCTTGGCATGCATGAAGATGTGATCGGCCCCGGAGACCGCCCCGACCTTGACCGTGAAGACGTCGGAAAAGCGCACGCCGTAATCGTCGCGCAGGAACATCAGTTGCCCGTCGACTTCGGTAAAGGTCCGGCCGTCGACCATCTGCCGGTCGAAGCGGCCCTTCTCGAAACGGAAGATGCAGCAGTTCGGGGTTGCCCCATCGAATACCCGCACGTCGCCGGTCTCAAAGAAGTGCGTGATGCTGCCCTGCCGGTAGAGCCAGGCATTGAGCTTCTTGGCGGCGGTCAGCTTGATGAATTCGCGCGGCACGATGAAGACCAGTTCGCCACCCGGCTTGAGGTGGCGGATGCTCTTCTCGATGAAGAACAGGAACAGGTTGCTGCGCGCATCGAACAGCTCGGAGTTGAGCTGTTTCTTGGTCGCCGCCGCGACGTCCTGGTAGCGCACGTAGGGCGGGTTGCCGACGATGGTGTCGAACTGCTCGCTGAGCGGGTAGGCGAAGAAGTCGCCGAGGCTGGCGCCGGGCGGTGCGACGCGGGGGTCGATTTCGATGCCGACGCTGTCCGGGTGGCGCGCCCGCAGGTGCTGAAAGAACGCGCCGTCGCCGGCCGACGGCTCGAGCGCCCGACCGGAATTCCGGCACAGGTCGAGCATGAAGGCGACGACCTTGGGCGGCGTGAATACCTGGCCGAGCTGGGCGACGTCACGGGCCGTCATCGCTTCAGAAACCGCTGCCCGGCTGGGCGAGAAAATCCGTCTCTTCCGGCGTCGACGCGCGGCCAAGCGCGGCATTGCGGTGCGGGAAGCGGCCGAAGCGGGCGATGATCCGGTGGTGCCGTTGGGCGTAGTCGAGAAATCCCTCATTGCCGGGATGTTCGGCCGCCAGCGCCGCGAACAAGGCCAGCGAACGCTGCTGGTCGGGCAAGGACTCGCTGTGTTCGAACGGCAGATAGACGAACAGCCTTTCGACGGCGCTCAGCTTGCTGTCCCAGCCGTTGTCGAGCGCCGTGTTGGCAAGCTGCAGCGCCCGCGCGTCGCCGGCAAAAGCTCTTGCCGCGCCGCGAAAAATATTGCGCGGGAACTGATCGAGCAGGATGAGCAGGGCCAGCAGACCGTGCGGCTCGTCTGCCCAGTCGGCCAGCCGGCCCGCCAGCGCCGCTTCGACGCTGGCCAGGAAGCGGTGACGAATGGCGGCGTCGAAAGCCTCGTCCTTGCCAAACCATTCGCTGCGCGGCCGGCCATGCCCCGGTTCTCCCGGCCGACCGAACCAGAAAGCGAGGATGTCGGCGGGCGCGACGCTGTTCATCAGCCGGCCTTGCCCCAGGAGTCCTTGAGGGTGACGGCGCGGTTGAACACCGGCTGGCCATCCTTGGAGTCCACGCGGTCGGCGACGAAGTAGCCGTGGCGTTCGAACTGGAAACGCTCCTCCGGTTTGGCATCGCGCAGGCAGGGTTCGAGCTGGGCGGTGATCGACTGGCGGGAGTTCGGGTTGAGGTCGTCGAGGAAGTTGCGTTCGAGTTCGGGCGCATCCCCTTCGCGTCGGGCGCCGGGGGCGGCGACGCTGAACAGCCGGTCGTAGAGGCGGATTTCGGCGGCGTAGGACTGGGCGGCGGAGACCCAGTGCAGGTTGCCCTTGACCTTGACGCTGTCGGCGCCCGGCGTGCCGGACTTGGTTTCCGGCAGGTATTCGCAATGCACGGCGACGACCTTGCCGTTCGCGTCCTTGTCGCAGCCGATGCACTTGACGACATAGCCGTAGCGCAGGCGGGCCATGTTGCCGGGGAACAGGCGACGGTAGCCCTTGCTCGGGACTTCCATGAAGTCTTCGCCTTCGATCCACAGCTCGCGGCTGAAGGGCACGGCGCGCTGGCCGAGTTCCGGATGCAGCGGGTGGTTCGGCGCGAAGCATTCCTCGACCTGACCGGCCGGGTAGTTGTCGATGATCAGCTTGACCGGGTCGAGCACGGCGATGCGGCGCTGGTCGGATTCGTTCATCACTTCGCGCATGGCGTCTTCGAACAGCGCGTAGTCGATCAGCGAGTCGTGCTTGGAGACGCCGATGCGCTCGGCGAACAGCCGGAAACCTTCGGCCGAATAGCCGCGCCGGCGGGCGCCGACCAGGGTCGGCAGGCGTGGGTCGTCCCAGCCGCTGACGTGCTTTTCGTCAACCAGCTGGATCAGCTTGCGCTTGGAGAGCACGACGTAGGTCAGGTTAAGCCGCGAGAATTCGATCTGTTGCGGCAGCGGGCGCTGCAGCAGGCCGCCTTCGGCCAGGCGTTCGAGCAGCCAGTCGTAGAACGGCCGCTGATCCTCGAACTCCAGCGTGCAGATCGAGTGGGTGATGCATTCCAGCGCATCCTCGATCGGGTGGGCGAAGGTGTACATCGGATAGACGCACCACTTGTCGCCGGTGTTGTGGTGGGTGGCGTGGCGGATGCGGTAGATCGCCGGGTCGCGCAGGTTGATGTTGGGCGCGCTCATGTCGATCTTGGCGCGCAGGATATGGGCGCCGTCGGGGAATTCGCCGGCCTGCATGCGCTTGAACAGGGCCATGTTTTCCTCGACGCTGCGCGTCCGGAACGGCGAATCCTTGCCGGCTCCGGTCAGCGTGCCGCGATTGGCGCGCATTTCGTCGGCCGACTGGCTGTCCACGTAGGCATGGCCGGCCGAAATCAGGTATTCGGCAAAGGCGGCCATCCAGTCGAAGTAGTTGGAGGCGTAGTAGAGATTGGTTTCACCGGCGCTCTCCCAGGAGCAGCCGAGCCATTTCACCGCATCGACGATGGAGTCGACGTATTCCTGGTCTTCCTTCTCCGGGTTGGTGTCGTCGAAACGCAGGTGGCAGCGGCCGCCATACTGCTGGGCGAGGCCGAAATTGAGGAGGATCGACTTGGCGTGGCCGAAATGCAGGTAGCCGTTCGGCTCGGGCGGGAAACGGGTGCGGATCTTGGCCGGGTCGAGCGGACCGCTGGCCTGGTCGGCGGCGGTGCCGGGCTGGCCGGCCCAATGGCGCTTGGCGTGCTTGCCGGCGGCAAGGTCGGCTTCGACGATGTTCTTGATGAAATTGGCGGCGGGAGCGACTTCGGGTTTGTTGGGGCTACTCACGGGGGAAACCTCTGATTTCAATCCCGCTATTTTAACCGGCAGAGGCCGCCTGGCCGCGAAAAATGCCCCCCGCCGTCGCGGAGGGCGGCCGCTATTTTAGAGCCGGAAGCGTTCCGTCGCGGTTTTCAGGGCTTGCGCCGTGCCGAGCAGGGCCTGCGCGGCACGGGCCGTGATGCTCATGCTCTCGCCGGTATGTTCGACTTGGTTGGCGATGCGTTCGACCTGCTGGGCCAGCGCGGTACTCGCCTCGCTCTGCTCGCGGGTCGAGGCGGCGACTTCGCGAACCAGTCCCTGGGCCGAGCGCGAGCCTTCGGCAATGCGCTGTAGCAGGTCGGTCGT harbors:
- a CDS encoding neutral zinc metallopeptidase, whose protein sequence is MRFDDQRESDNLEDRRGSGGGGGLRLGGGRLGIGSIVIALVASYFLGVNPLTVLNMLSGGGLPAIEQSAPEAHRGPATDETTRFVSQVLASTEDTWHAAFQANGKAYQEPKLVLFSGVTPTACGTGQSAMGPFYCPGDQKVYIDLVFFRELKERFKAPGEFAQAYVIAHEVGHHVQNLLGIADKVHNTQQRVGKAEANALSVRMELQADCLAGVWGKRTDTMKNFLEPGDLEAALTAASAIGDDRLQQQAQGRIVPESFTHGSSAQRVRWFKKGFESGDMNQCNTFKAAQL
- the pyrF gene encoding orotidine-5'-phosphate decarboxylase; the encoded protein is MTFTQMLAATWRKNNSLLCVGLDPDPTKFPAHLKGREDAIFEFCTSIVDATADLVCAFKPQIAYFAARRAESQLEALIAHIHKKHPGIPVILDAKRGDIGSTAEQYAIEAFERYQADAVTVNPYMGRDSVAPYLAYPKKGVILLCRTSNSGGSDLQFLDVGGEKLYERVARLVTTEWNRNGQCALVVGATFPAEIARVREIVGDIPLLVPGIGAQGGDIEATVRAGRTANGTGLMINSSRAILFAGHDENYASAARQVALATRDTINLYR
- a CDS encoding thiamine pyrophosphate-dependent dehydrogenase E1 component subunit alpha, whose amino-acid sequence is MTRPASENELPQLYEQMLLIRAYEEKIVEASAAGKVPGTCTSVGQEAAAVGVVNALGGADLILTNHRSAAHLIARGADPGRLLAEVMGRSAGYCQGKSGSLHISVKELGVVLTSTIVGAELSLATGVALAQGMLGKPGIVVCFFGDGAACEGAFHESLNLASVWNLPILYVCENNQWQAFVHRRETMRRDHVADWAVPYDIPARTVDGNNVEAVLAAARAAAAEVRASGRPFLLETYTYRSRGHFEPDDQAYVDPAERAAWAARDPIAACRDRLLATGRLTASQDAALADKVQSRIAVALAFAEASPYPALSEMTTDVYA
- a CDS encoding class I SAM-dependent methyltransferase, whose translation is MTARDVAQLGQVFTPPKVVAFMLDLCRNSGRALEPSAGDGAFFQHLRARHPDSVGIEIDPRVAPPGASLGDFFAYPLSEQFDTIVGNPPYVRYQDVAAATKKQLNSELFDARSNLFLFFIEKSIRHLKPGGELVFIVPREFIKLTAAKKLNAWLYRQGSITHFFETGDVRVFDGATPNCCIFRFEKGRFDRQMVDGRTFTEVDGQLMFLRDDYGVRFSDVFTVKVGAVSGADHIFMHAKGNMEFVCSKTVDTGETRRMLYGIKHPHLDKHKEALLARRVRTFDESNWWQWGRAFPINLLPRIYVNGRTRQAEPFFLHDCHSFDGSVLALFTKNQRLPRRELIECTMMLNKEVDWQELGFVCDGRFLFTQRSLQTCLLPDKFSRFLPSATAKDAA
- a CDS encoding glutamine--tRNA ligase/YqeY domain fusion protein is translated as MSSPNKPEVAPAANFIKNIVEADLAAGKHAKRHWAGQPGTAADQASGPLDPAKIRTRFPPEPNGYLHFGHAKSILLNFGLAQQYGGRCHLRFDDTNPEKEDQEYVDSIVDAVKWLGCSWESAGETNLYYASNYFDWMAAFAEYLISAGHAYVDSQSADEMRANRGTLTGAGKDSPFRTRSVEENMALFKRMQAGEFPDGAHILRAKIDMSAPNINLRDPAIYRIRHATHHNTGDKWCVYPMYTFAHPIEDALECITHSICTLEFEDQRPFYDWLLERLAEGGLLQRPLPQQIEFSRLNLTYVVLSKRKLIQLVDEKHVSGWDDPRLPTLVGARRRGYSAEGFRLFAERIGVSKHDSLIDYALFEDAMREVMNESDQRRIAVLDPVKLIIDNYPAGQVEECFAPNHPLHPELGQRAVPFSRELWIEGEDFMEVPSKGYRRLFPGNMARLRYGYVVKCIGCDKDANGKVVAVHCEYLPETKSGTPGADSVKVKGNLHWVSAAQSYAAEIRLYDRLFSVAAPGARREGDAPELERNFLDDLNPNSRQSITAQLEPCLRDAKPEERFQFERHGYFVADRVDSKDGQPVFNRAVTLKDSWGKAG
- a CDS encoding DUF924 family protein, translated to MNSVAPADILAFWFGRPGEPGHGRPRSEWFGKDEAFDAAIRHRFLASVEAALAGRLADWADEPHGLLALLILLDQFPRNIFRGAARAFAGDARALQLANTALDNGWDSKLSAVERLFVYLPFEHSESLPDQQRSLALFAALAAEHPGNEGFLDYAQRHHRIIARFGRFPHRNAALGRASTPEETDFLAQPGSGF
- a CDS encoding protein disulfide oxidoreductase, whose translation is MSDQQTPPAAAPARPRWRRWAAEAALFLGLFVAFQLWQARDTPRGPAPHFAGQLLDGQAFDLAAWRARHPGQAGLLYFWAEWCPICRTTAGNVSAVAADWPVTSIAVQSGSSEQIGKLMQQRDYRWSTLPDPNAAILKQYGQPGTPAFIVINPAGDVRFVSVGYTSEIGLRLRLWWASR
- a CDS encoding diheme cytochrome c-553 — protein: MKHPNSRQSLVRSLSIVAALGSLLPLSAAAGPDAASLKRGAYLVNYGGCVDCHTPFKMGPNGPEKDMARGLSGHPENLLLSPPPKLEGEDWNWTGASSMTAFKGPWGLSYASNLTPDRETGIGNWTAKDFVRAMKSGQHVGPARPIMPPMPWQSLATLTERDLQAIYVYLMAQPAVKNRVVEYQPPVAGR
- a CDS encoding peptidoglycan DD-metalloendopeptidase family protein; the encoded protein is MRKLSTFLLALALTTPALALPKHSPVPGGIAVIDLGPASQPAPTARWGEQPLAVVRDNGRWFALFGIPLDTLPGELDVAVASGAGTTTRTVIVGLKNYPEQRLTIKDKRKVEPNAEDLARIEREQAVTAAIKRRFSATAPATDFTLPASGPLSSRFGLRRIFNGLPRNPHAGLDVAVGTGAPVQAPADGVVANTDNYFFNGNTVFIDHGQGLISAYMHLSHIDVRAGQAVKKGERLGAVGATGRVTGPHLHWAVVLNNTPVDPALFLPGN
- a CDS encoding alpha-ketoacid dehydrogenase subunit beta; its protein translation is MPTLTPIEAVDAAIAEEMRRDSTVLMFGEGTATKRHALLEEFGARRIRNTPLAEGIIAGTAVGAAGCGLRPVIDLLFAPFLCYAMDELVNSAGKLRYLSGGQFSFPLVTLAMTGGGWGVGAQHNHNNEAWFVHSPGLKVVMPSTPADFKGLLKTAIRDDNPVLFFMDIGLLYQPGEVPDGEHLVPLGQAAVRRRGGDVTLIAYGKTVHACAQAAETLAGEGIAAEVIDLRTLKPLDTVTIVDSVRKTGRLVVAHEANRLCGVGAEIAALVAEQAFAALRAPIVRLGGPDAPAASSYPLEQACAPSAEAIAAAARRLMRA